A part of Curtobacterium sp. MCLR17_036 genomic DNA contains:
- a CDS encoding glycoside hydrolase family 125 protein: MGVVTQVRLEEVTPTLVAAADRVRTTIGVEVGDRVERALVRTLRDTITLDDDGAFVITGDIPAMWLRDSTTQMTPYLRFVADDAVLADLLWAVVRRQLRLVEHDPYANSFNREPNGAHYDEDDLNADPLVWEQKYEVDSLAYPVTFAHALWRATGRTDVLDERAHRVFRTIVAQWRAEQDHDASAYRFVRDGAIPTETLARDGRGTPVAVTGMTWCAFRPSDDACTYGYNVPANLFAAEALLAVAAIAREVWADTGLADDADLLRSAITDGVRRHGIVPGPSGTDVYAYEVDGLGGVLLMDDANTPSLLSLPLSAPSVVDRAVWAATQEFVLSPANPYWSSGAAAAGVGSPHTLPNRVWPIALAVGGLVSGSPARRRRLLDVLVATDGGTGDMHEAFDVDDPTRYSRPWFSWADAMFCELALAAADD, from the coding sequence ATGGGTGTCGTGACGCAGGTGCGGCTCGAGGAGGTCACCCCGACCCTGGTCGCGGCGGCCGACCGGGTGCGGACCACGATCGGGGTCGAGGTCGGCGACCGCGTCGAGCGCGCGCTCGTGCGGACCCTGCGCGACACCATCACGCTCGACGACGACGGCGCCTTCGTCATCACGGGGGACATCCCGGCGATGTGGCTCCGCGACTCGACGACCCAGATGACGCCGTACCTGCGCTTCGTCGCGGACGACGCGGTGCTCGCCGACCTGCTCTGGGCGGTCGTGCGCCGGCAGCTCCGGCTCGTCGAGCACGACCCCTACGCCAACTCGTTCAACCGTGAGCCGAACGGCGCGCACTACGACGAGGACGACCTCAACGCGGACCCGCTGGTGTGGGAGCAGAAGTACGAGGTCGACAGCCTCGCCTACCCGGTGACGTTCGCACACGCGCTGTGGCGGGCGACCGGGCGCACCGACGTGCTCGACGAGCGGGCGCACCGGGTGTTCCGGACGATCGTCGCGCAGTGGCGTGCCGAGCAGGACCACGACGCGTCGGCGTACCGCTTCGTCCGCGACGGCGCGATCCCGACCGAGACCCTGGCACGGGACGGCCGCGGCACCCCGGTCGCGGTGACCGGCATGACCTGGTGCGCGTTCCGCCCCTCGGACGACGCCTGCACGTACGGCTACAACGTGCCGGCGAACCTGTTCGCGGCCGAGGCGCTGCTCGCCGTCGCGGCGATCGCGCGCGAGGTCTGGGCCGACACCGGCCTGGCGGACGACGCCGACCTGCTGCGGAGCGCGATCACCGACGGCGTCCGACGGCACGGCATCGTGCCGGGGCCGTCGGGGACGGACGTGTACGCGTACGAGGTCGACGGGCTCGGCGGCGTGCTGCTCATGGACGACGCGAACACCCCGTCGCTGCTGTCCCTGCCGCTGTCCGCGCCGTCGGTGGTCGACCGCGCGGTGTGGGCGGCGACGCAGGAGTTCGTCCTGTCGCCGGCGAACCCGTACTGGTCGAGCGGTGCTGCGGCGGCCGGGGTCGGCAGCCCGCACACGCTGCCGAACCGGGTGTGGCCGATCGCCCTGGCGGTCGGGGGACTCGTCTCCGGGTCGCCCGCACGGCGGCGGCGGCTTCTCGACGTGCTCGTGGCGACGGACGGCGGCACCGGCGACATGCACGAGGCGTTCGACGTCGACGACCCGACGCGGTACTCGCGACCGTGGTTCTCGTGGGCCGACGCGATGTTCTGCGAACTGGCGCTCGCGGCCGCCGACGACTGA
- the pgm gene encoding phosphoglucomutase (alpha-D-glucose-1,6-bisphosphate-dependent) — protein sequence MNDRAGTPATADDLVDLDALVAAYHDRVPDVSVAEQKVVFGTSGHRGSSLDSAFNDTHIAAITQAIVEYRRSQGTDGPLFIGRDTHALSAPAERTALEVLAANGVHVLADSADGYVPTPALSHAIIRYNREDHADTADGIVITPSHNPPRDGGFKYNPPHGGPADSDATSWIADRANAIIAGGNAEVQRTEQATPDRYDFLHTYVADLENIIDIAAIKRAGVRIGADPLGGASLPYWNAVRDHYGLDLTVVNPDVDPTWAFMTLDWDGKIRMDPSSPSAMASVLARKDDFDVLTGNDADSDRHGIVTPDGGLMNPNHYLAVAIEYLYAHRPAWRDDAAVGKTLVSSSIIDRVAESLGRRLWEVPVGFKWFVPGLIDGSVAFGGEESAGASFLRHDGTAWTTDKDGIILALLASEIIAVTGKTPSQLYAELTERFGDPVYQRVDAAASKEQKARLGKLDGEAIAADTLAGDPITAKLSEAPGNGAAVGGVKVVTENAWFAARPSGTEDVYKIYAESFVGQEHLEQVQREAKEIVDAALGG from the coding sequence ATGAACGACCGTGCCGGCACCCCAGCCACCGCAGACGACCTCGTCGACCTCGACGCACTCGTCGCCGCCTACCACGACCGCGTGCCGGACGTCTCCGTCGCCGAGCAGAAGGTCGTGTTCGGCACGTCCGGTCACCGCGGGTCGTCGCTCGACTCCGCGTTCAACGACACCCACATCGCGGCCATCACGCAGGCGATCGTCGAGTACCGCCGGTCGCAGGGCACCGACGGCCCGCTCTTCATCGGCCGCGACACGCACGCGCTGTCCGCCCCCGCCGAGCGCACCGCCCTCGAGGTCCTCGCCGCGAACGGCGTGCACGTCCTGGCCGACAGCGCGGACGGCTACGTGCCCACCCCGGCGCTCAGCCACGCGATCATCCGGTACAACCGCGAGGACCACGCCGACACGGCCGACGGCATCGTGATCACCCCGAGCCACAACCCGCCGCGCGACGGCGGCTTCAAGTACAACCCGCCGCACGGCGGCCCGGCCGACAGCGACGCCACGAGCTGGATCGCGGATCGCGCGAACGCGATCATCGCGGGCGGCAACGCCGAGGTGCAGCGCACGGAGCAGGCCACGCCGGACCGCTACGACTTCCTGCACACGTACGTCGCCGACCTCGAGAACATCATCGACATCGCGGCGATCAAGCGTGCCGGCGTGCGGATCGGGGCGGACCCCCTCGGTGGCGCCTCCCTGCCCTACTGGAACGCCGTCCGCGACCACTACGGCCTCGACCTGACCGTCGTGAACCCGGACGTCGACCCCACCTGGGCGTTCATGACGCTCGACTGGGACGGCAAGATCCGGATGGACCCGTCGAGCCCCTCCGCGATGGCCTCGGTGCTCGCCCGCAAGGACGACTTCGACGTCCTGACCGGCAACGACGCGGACTCCGACCGGCACGGCATCGTCACCCCCGACGGTGGCCTGATGAACCCGAACCACTACCTGGCCGTCGCCATCGAGTACCTCTACGCGCACCGTCCGGCGTGGCGCGACGACGCCGCCGTCGGCAAGACGCTCGTGTCCTCGAGCATCATCGACCGCGTCGCGGAGTCCCTCGGCCGTCGCCTGTGGGAGGTCCCGGTCGGCTTCAAGTGGTTCGTGCCCGGGCTGATCGACGGCTCCGTCGCGTTCGGCGGCGAGGAGTCCGCCGGAGCGTCGTTCCTGCGTCACGACGGCACCGCGTGGACCACCGACAAGGACGGCATCATCCTCGCGCTGCTGGCGTCGGAGATCATCGCGGTGACGGGCAAGACGCCGTCGCAGCTCTACGCCGAGCTCACCGAGCGCTTCGGCGACCCGGTCTACCAGCGCGTGGACGCGGCGGCGAGCAAGGAGCAGAAGGCCCGCCTCGGCAAGCTCGACGGCGAGGCCATCGCGGCCGACACACTGGCCGGCGACCCGATCACGGCGAAGCTGTCCGAGGCCCCCGGCAACGGCGCGGCCGTCGGCGGCGTCAAGGTCGTGACCGAGAACGCCTGGTTCGCGGCGCGACCGTCCGGCACCGAGGACGTCTACAAGATCTACGCCGAGAGCTTCGTCGGACAGGAGCACCTCGAGCAGGTGCAGCGCGAGGCCAAGGAGATCGTGGACGCCGCCCTCGGCGGCTGA
- a CDS encoding class I SAM-dependent methyltransferase, whose protein sequence is MTMHAPVTFGAGGGEPYARALRTDGRLRLTDPDRPGEVTTLDVGRWSAAADQVDRSLLENVDGAVIDIGCGPGRMLVAAAQLGLPSLGVDVSAEAVAIARRSGGTALQGSVFDPVPDEGHWDTALVIDGNIGIGGDPAALLGRCRSIVREGGRVVVETNPDPLADRVYTARVMDADGHESAGFPWAEVGLDALHRHAAAAGLVARQSWTVEGRSFCELVA, encoded by the coding sequence ATGACCATGCACGCACCCGTCACGTTCGGCGCCGGCGGCGGCGAGCCCTACGCCCGCGCCCTGCGCACCGACGGTCGCCTCCGCCTGACCGACCCGGACCGCCCCGGCGAGGTGACGACGCTCGACGTCGGCCGGTGGAGCGCCGCCGCCGACCAGGTGGACCGCTCGCTGCTCGAGAACGTCGACGGCGCGGTCATCGACATCGGCTGCGGTCCGGGCCGGATGCTCGTCGCCGCCGCCCAGCTCGGCCTCCCCTCGCTCGGCGTGGACGTGTCGGCCGAGGCCGTCGCCATCGCCCGACGCTCCGGCGGCACCGCGCTGCAGGGCTCGGTCTTCGACCCGGTGCCCGACGAGGGCCACTGGGACACGGCACTGGTCATCGACGGCAACATCGGCATCGGCGGCGACCCCGCGGCGCTCCTCGGCCGCTGTCGCTCGATCGTCCGCGAGGGCGGCCGTGTGGTCGTCGAGACGAACCCGGACCCGCTCGCCGACCGTGTCTACACGGCCCGCGTGATGGACGCCGACGGCCACGAGAGCGCCGGCTTCCCCTGGGCCGAGGTCGGGCTCGACGCGCTGCACCGGCACGCGGCCGCTGCCGGCCTGGTGGCCCGCCAGAGCTGGACGGTCGAGGGCCGCAGCTTCTGCGAGCTCGTGGCCTGA
- a CDS encoding DUF2064 domain-containing protein has protein sequence MSTGITVAVVAKECLPGKVKTRLTPALTPEGAARVAAASLADTLATVRALPAARRLLFFDGQVLPDGAEGFDVLHQPGGGLDERLGFLFDTVDGPTLLVGMDTPQVTVADLAPVFDEPGRDAWFGPAEDGGFWSLYLRDPSGDLLRGVPMSQDDTGAVQRARLVEAGLDTGDLGELLDVDTIPDAERVAALVPGSGFAEALRAETVGSSR, from the coding sequence GTGAGCACGGGGATCACCGTGGCCGTGGTCGCGAAGGAGTGCCTGCCCGGCAAGGTGAAGACCCGGCTGACGCCGGCGCTCACCCCGGAGGGCGCCGCCCGTGTCGCCGCCGCGAGCCTCGCCGACACCCTGGCCACCGTGCGCGCCCTGCCCGCGGCCCGTCGGCTGCTGTTCTTCGACGGCCAGGTACTGCCGGACGGTGCCGAGGGCTTCGACGTCCTGCACCAGCCCGGCGGCGGCCTCGACGAGCGCCTCGGCTTCCTCTTCGACACGGTCGACGGCCCGACGCTGCTGGTCGGCATGGACACGCCGCAGGTGACCGTCGCCGACCTCGCACCGGTCTTCGACGAACCGGGCCGCGACGCCTGGTTCGGCCCCGCCGAGGACGGCGGCTTCTGGTCGCTGTACCTGCGCGACCCCTCCGGCGACCTGCTCCGCGGCGTCCCGATGTCGCAGGACGACACCGGGGCCGTGCAGCGCGCACGGCTGGTCGAGGCCGGCCTCGACACCGGTGACCTCGGCGAGCTGCTCGACGTCGACACCATCCCGGACGCCGAGCGCGTCGCCGCCCTCGTGCCGGGCTCCGGCTTCGCCGAGGCACTCCGAGCCGAGACCGTTGGGAGCTCCCGATGA
- a CDS encoding glycosyltransferase family 2 protein yields MPGMRVDVILPCLDEADALPKVIGRLPSGYRAIVVDNGSTDGSADVARALGATVVTEPRKGFGSACAAGVAAATADYVAFCDADASMDPAELPPLVDRVASGRVDLALGRRVPTGKGAWAPHARFANRVLAVLMHRATGYRLRDLGPMRVMRREDLVTLDLQDRRSGYPLEMVLAAHAAGWRVDESDIGYAQRIGDSKVTGTLRGTVNAVRDMSRLLRAYRREARGRVVAPAAARPVAGSTAVEEVRS; encoded by the coding sequence ATGCCCGGTATGCGTGTCGATGTGATCCTGCCCTGCCTCGACGAGGCGGATGCCCTGCCGAAGGTCATCGGGCGCCTGCCGAGCGGGTACCGGGCAATCGTCGTCGACAACGGCTCCACCGACGGGTCCGCCGACGTCGCACGCGCACTCGGCGCGACCGTGGTCACCGAGCCCCGCAAGGGCTTCGGCTCCGCCTGCGCCGCGGGCGTCGCCGCCGCCACCGCCGACTACGTCGCGTTCTGCGACGCCGACGCGTCGATGGACCCGGCCGAGCTCCCCCCGCTCGTCGACCGGGTCGCCAGCGGCCGCGTCGACCTGGCCCTGGGCCGCCGCGTCCCGACGGGCAAGGGCGCGTGGGCACCGCACGCACGCTTCGCGAACCGCGTGCTCGCCGTCCTCATGCACCGCGCGACCGGGTACCGGCTGCGCGACCTCGGACCGATGCGCGTCATGCGCCGCGAGGACCTCGTCACGCTCGACCTGCAGGACCGCCGCAGCGGCTACCCGCTCGAGATGGTGCTCGCCGCGCACGCCGCCGGCTGGCGCGTCGACGAGTCCGACATCGGGTACGCCCAGCGCATCGGCGACAGCAAGGTGACGGGGACGCTGCGCGGCACCGTCAACGCCGTCCGCGACATGTCCCGACTGCTGCGCGCCTACCGCCGGGAGGCCCGGGGTCGCGTCGTCGCGCCCGCGGCGGCCCGCCCCGTGGCCGGCTCCACCGCCGTCGAGGAGGTCCGCTCGTGA